The genomic interval AGAATGCCTGGAAGTCCGGCCAGGAACTGCATGTCCACGGCTGGATCTATCGTCTCGAAGACGGTCTGCTGCGGGATATGGGGGTCACCGCCACCGGCCTCGACCGGTAGTCAGGAAAGGCACATGTCTGCTCATGAATCTCCTTGCCGATATACAACCTGCCCGGATGCTGGGCATCACGGTTTCCAGACAGTGGAAAAACGGCATTGAGTTATGTGCTCCGCTGGAGAAAAACCGGAATGACAAAGGAACCGGATTTGCCGGTTCCATTTCGTCCATCCTTACGCTTGCCGGCTGGGCATTGATGACCCGGAAACTGCACGAAGCCGGCCTTCAGGCCGAGGTTATGGTCGTGAAATCCGAAACGGAATTCACCGCTCCGGTAACCGGCGATTTCATGGCTGCCTGCGAAACATCGGATGCCGAAACAGCGCGCGTTTTACAGGAACTGGAAGCCCGCGGTCGCAGCCGGATTGAACTTTACAGCGAAATTCCCGACTGTGCCCGCATGACGGCATCCTATGCGGTGATCGCTATTTGATCACCTTGCGGGTCTGCTGCACCAGAGCTTTCCAGAGCTCTTCCTCGTTTTCCGCGTTAAGCAGCAGATCGCGGGCCGTTTTATCGCGGAAGGTCTGCGAAAGTCCGGCCAGCAGTTTAAGGTAAAATGCACTGGTGGCGGTCGGAATCACCATAAAGAAAAAGAGGCGCGTAAGCGTCCGGCCGGGGCCGCCGAAACGAATGCCTTTTTTATGAATGCCCAGCGCCATGGTCAGCCCGCCGCCCTCCACTCCGCGCACGTGCGGAAATGCCATTCCACCGTCAATGGCGGTGCTGATGATGTCTTCGCGCTGCATCGCCATATACAACAGCTGGCGACCGTCTTCCACAAAGCCTTCGGCCTGCATGCGTTCACAGATTTCGCCAAGCACTTCCTCGGGCGTATTTCCGGTCAGCGGAGTAATCATCAGCGGCTGTGTGGAAAAGCGGGCAATGCCGATCTTCCGTTTTTCGCCATACACCCGGCTGGCATGTTCCCGGGCCACCACTTCAGACGGCACGTAAAGATAGCGGGTGCAGTTCGGGCAGCGATGAATGTCCTCTGCATGATGCACTTCATTCACCTGGCTGATGCTGAGCTTCATACCGCAGCCCGTGCAGTGCCCGTCAATCAGCGGCACCACCGCTTCCGGATGCTTTTTGAGCAGATCGTTGATATGGGTCTTCGTACGTTGCGGAATGTTTTCGCTGAGCAATGCAATATTCTCGTCAAGTACGTCGAGCGGTGCTTTGGGCATCGCGACTTTTTTCTGGATGCGGGCAACTACAAGTTCCTGCAACTGAATCAGCTGATTGATGAGTTTACGATTATTCATGTTTCTTTCCTTTCTGGATTAGCTCCTGTGCACGCTCAAGAGCGGCATCAATGGAGGAGCAGAAATTTTCAGCGCCGACCTCGTCGAGGAACCCGGACTGTTTAAAGGTTCTGTGCGGCTGGGCAGCAACGCCGGAAAAAACCAGCTCGGTTTTCTTTTTGCGGCATTGCGCATGCAGCTGCCGCAGATTATGCAGGCCGGTGGCATCAATGGCCGGAACGTGCCGTATCCGCAGAACCAGCACCGGAATATTTTTACGGCGGTTCCCCAGTGCATTCCAGAATGTATCAGCCATCCCGAAGAAAAACGGTCCTTCAACCTCGTAAACCTCAACCCCCGGCGGCACCTCACGCAGCGCAAAGGCCCGGGGATCTTCGGCAGAGTCGACATCGCCGCTGACGGCATCGGTGATCACACTGACATTGGCGATTTCCGACATCCGCCGGATAAACAGCAGGGCCGACAGCACAATACCGACTTCCACCGCCACGGTCAGATCGATCAGAACGGTCAGCAGAAACGTAAGCACCAGCACCAGCCGGTCACTGCGCGGTCCTTTCAGAATGGACAGAAAATTCTGCTTTTCACTCATATTCCAGGCGACCACCACAAGAATGCCCGCCAGCGTGGAGAGCGGAACCATTTTAGCCAGCGGCGCAAACAGCAGAAGAATCAGGGCCAGCGTGACGGCATGGATAATTCCGGCCAGCGGGGAGCGGGCTCCGCTTTTCACATTTGCGGCGGTACGGGCAATGGCGCCCGTAGCCGGAATTCCGCCGAAAAAGGCCGAACCGATGTTGGCAACACCCTGCGCAATAAGCTCGGTATTCGGGCGGTGCTTTCCGCCGATCATGCCGTCGGCGACCGTGGCCGACAACAGCGACTCAATGGCCGCAAGCAGAGCAACCGTAAAAGCCGGGACAATCAGGTTCCGGAGTTCGGATAATTCGGGAATAGCAAACATGCCAGGCAGCGGCAGGGTACGCGGCAGTTCGCCGAAACGACTCCCGATGGTTTCAACATCAAGGTGCAACAGCGCCGCAACGGTGGTAGTTGCCAGCATGGCGATTAGCATGGCAGGGGTTCGGGGAGCCCACCGTCGCGACGCATAAATGATTAAAACCGTGGCTATGCCCAGCGCGGCCGCCGCCGGTGTGCAGGTGTCCATGGCCTGGAAATAGACCGCCCATTTCGGAATAAATTCTGCGGGAACAGTCTCGATATGCAGTCCGAACAGATCTTTGATCTGCGTGGAAAAAATGACCAGTGCGATCCCGCTGGTAAATCCGGTGGTGACCGGAAACGGGATGAAGCGGATCAGACCGCCGAGCCGGAACAGACCGAACAGAATCAGCAGCAGGCCGGCCAGCAGCATACACCAGACGAGCCCGCTATAGCCGAATTCCGCCACAATGCCGGCAACAATCACCACAAATGCGCCTGTCGGCCCGCCGATCTGCACCCGGCTGCCGCCGAGCAGCGAAATCAACAATCCGGCAACGATGGCCGTGAAAAGTCCACGTTCCGGCGGCAGTCCGCTGGCTATGGCGAAAGCCATCGCCAGCGGCAGGGCAATCACCCCTACGGTAATCCCGGCGGAGATATCAGCGATAACGGTTTCCCGGGTACTGGTTTTCAGAAGAGTGAAGAACTTTGGGCGGAACATGGAACGGTCCTTTGTTTAATTCATGAAATAACGAAGATAGATGTAGGCACTGCCGACAAGCAGACTGATGATCATAAACGGGAAACCGTATTTGGTGAAGGAGCCGAAGGTGACTTTACAACCGTTCCGGTTGGCCACCTGGGCAATCACAACGTTGGCCGAAGCTCCGACCAGGGTGCCGTTGCCGCCGAAACAGGCCCCAAGTGCCAGCGACCAGAGCAGCGGCTCAGCAATCTGCGCATGAATGAGTGCCTCATCGCTGATTCCCATCTGTTGCGCAAAAACGGGAATAATGCCTTTCACCAGCGGAATCATGGCCATCACCAGTGGAATATTATCCACAATGGCCGAGGCAAGAGCACTGAACCAGAGAATCGTCAGTGCGGTAGCCATCAGATTGCCTTTACAGATATGCAGAATAAATTCCCCCATCGCCTCGAAAACATGGGCATGTTCCAACGCGGCAATCATCATAAACAGACCGGAAAAGAAAAGAATCGTATTCCATTCGACGTGCAGCAGCGAATGGTGAATATCCTTCCGGCAGATCAGCACCATCAGCATGGCTCCCGCCAGCGCAATAATCCCCGGCTCGATGTCGAGCAGGCGACTGCTGAAAAATCCGGCAAGAATCAGCCCGAAAACGAAAAGCGATTTTTTCAATACCGCCGGCTGCAGAATCGCCTTTTCCGGACGGGACTGTTCGATGCGTTTACGCGTCTGTTCCGTGGTTCGGGTCTGTTTGCGGAACAGCAGGGCCAGCAGGGCCAGCAGCAGAACCATGCTTATAAGAACCGGCGGAGTGAGATTCAGCAGAAAGTCGTTGAAAGACAGATGCGTCTGCGAACCGATCAGAATATTCGGCGGATCGCCCACCAGCGTTGCTGTGCCGCCGATGTTGGAAAAAACCGCTTCCATAATAAGAATCGGCGCGGCCGGAATTTCCAGAAGCTGACAGAGCAGAATCGTGATCGGCGCCATCAGAATGACCGTAGTCACATTGTCCAGGAACGCCGAAAGCAGTGCGGTGAGAATCATAAAAAAGATGACAATCACCAGTCCGTTGCCTTTGGCAACGCGGGCCAGCTTGATCGCCAGCCATTCAAAGACTCCGGTATCGGTGAGGGTGTTGACAACCACCATCATACCGATCAGCAGAAAAAGAACATTCAGATCAATGGCGTGCAGTGCCTCTTCATAGCCCACCAGATGAAAACAGACCATAATGCCGGCACCGATCAGTGCCGCAATGGTTTTATCAACAATTTCGGTGGCAATGAAAAAGTAGACCACCAGAAATACAATAATTGGAACGAACATGGGTTACTCCTCAGTGGTTGATGACGGTGTCGAGCACCAGGCCTTTATCAATACTACCGACCCAGCGATTGTTTTCATCCACGACGTAAAGCTTGGGATAGGATTTGATCGCGAGGTCGAAAACGATTTCCATGATGGTGTAATCCATCGGCACCGTTTTCACTGTCGGTGACATCATATCTGCAGCAGATGCAGCCTGTTCGTCTTCAAAATATTTTTCGAACGGATCAAATTCGGCAATAAAGGAGACGCTTTTGAGTTGGCCGAAAAATTCCGGCAACCCGTATTTAAAGAGGCGTTCCACCGTAATTTCACCGAGAATCCGCTGCTCTTTATCAACAACCGGAATCGCATGCTGGTGATTCACACTCATCAGATGCGAACAGACGGAAACCGGATCGGATTCTTTCAGGCTGAACCGGGGAGGGCGCATGATGTCACGCGCCAGAATCGGTTTGTCGATCCGAGGATTGTGCGCCAGAAAAATATCGCGCAGTTCAGTCGGGCTCTTTGCATTCAGTACCGCGCGCCGGACCGGCGGGTCCGTGAGCAGTCGCGAGAGCTGCGCCATGATTTTGAGCGAAACCGAGGGATCGACCTGCGGCGTCAGAATCAGGCAGACAATCCGAACCGGGGCCTGCTCAAACATGACCGGTTCTTCAAACGTGGCTACTGCGAACAGGGCCTGATGCAGATGTTCCAGCCGTGCATGCGGAAAAGCAATCCCGTCTCCCAGTGCCGTGGTCTGACGGTTCTCACGGGCAATAACCGCTTTCAGCACCGCCTCCGGGGTCAGCGTTGCGTTCACGTCATAAAATCCGTTGCTGCAAAGGCGGTTGAGCATCGTTTCAAATACGGCGTCACGTGGAGCAGACCGGAGAGCGGGCTGCCACGATTCCTCACCGCGGGTATAATTCATGATATTCATAGAGCATCTCCTTCTAAAGCATTGCTTCAGCTTTGGCCTGCAGGTAGTGAGAAAGAATATTCTTCGCCTCAAGGGTTCCCACGAGACGGCGCTCGCTGTCCACCACGGCAATTTCACGGATATGGTTCAGCTGCATCAGGTCGAGCACCTCTTTCAGGGGAGAAGCGGTCTGAACAGTGACCGGATGTTCCGCAAGATCGTGGCCGCGGAAAAAATTCAGCACATAACTGATGGCGGGCAGCAGGTCGGCTTCTTCGCTTCTGTTTCGCGAGAGTTCAAGCATTTTAACCGCAATCTGCTTGGCCTGTATGACACCGACCAGACGGCCGGAGGCATTTTCAAGATACACCTTGCTGCGGTCGGATGCGCAGAGTGCCGAAGCCAGCTTTTCAAGCGAAACGTCGCTTTCAGCACGCAGACAGGTACTGTTAATGAGGTGGGCAATATCTTTAACGGTGGTTTTTTCAAGACTGTTCTTCATGGAAGTCCTTTTGATTGAATTCGTGCAGTAATGAGAGTGGTTCACCATCAGTACGATGGTTTTTCCTGCCCCCGGAACCGGATGAGGTCCGGGGAATCTCACATCAGCGGAATCAAATCCGCAGAGGCATACGCCATCCGCCGGCCATTGGAGCCCCACTGGCGGACAGCATAAAAAAGCGGCATTTCGTATAGCCGAAATGATCAAATGCAAACGCGTACCTCTTACACGGAGCATCAAAGAAATATACGCGGACATCCTCCGGAGAATCCCGGTCCGGTACGGTACCGTCGATGCGGCACAGCTCATCGCTTTGTTCAATACAGGTCTGGACATTCCGTTCCCGCAGCGGCTCTGCAACAAAGACGGCCAGCAGATTCAGCATCAGCGGAATCAGCAGCGCAAACAGAATGGTGCGGTTTCTGAGCATAGTATATTTTATCCTGTAACCGTCCGGCGTTTAACCAGCTCGGCATTAATGCTGCGGCGCGCGGCACGGATATCGAGCACACCGAGCAGTTTGCCCGATGCCTGACTGTCGATAACGGGAAGCGACTCCACCTGATTGTTACTCATTTCCTTGAGTGCTTCAGCCAGACTCATGGTTGAGAGCAGTTTATGGCGGGCCGGCTGCATCACATCGCCCACTACCAGCCACTGCCAGGTATCACGCTCATTGAGCAGTTCCTTCAGGTTTTCAAACGTCAGCACGCCGATAATTGTTCCCTCGCTGGAAACGACCGGATATACAAAGGTGTCCTGATCGGCAAAGTGCTGGATCACAGTCTCAAGCGGAGTGCCTTCGTGCAGTGGAACGATGCCTTTATCAACGACATCATTCACTTTCATTTCCGCCATGACATCTTCTTCGGTCACATTGCAGCCGATTTCTCCGGCTTTTTTTACCGCCATGCGTGTAAACACCGGACCGATCAGCTGCACGCACAACGTGGTAGCCGTGACCGTGAAAATGATCATATCGCCCAGGTTCATCCCGTCCAGAATTTCGATGTGGCGCATGTTCTGACTGGCCACAATGGAAAGACCGACAGCCACCCCGCCCTGCGCAAAAATCGCCATACCGAGGTAGTTCTGTACCGGTTTTTCAGCGTTTGAAATGCGCCCGCCCCAATACGCGCCAATCCACTTTCCGAAACTGCGCATCACCACATAGGCCGCCACCAGCCCCCATACCCATATCGGCATGTTGTTGAGCGAAAGACGGGCCCCGACCAGCACGAAGAAAATGATGTAAATCGGTGTCGCAAATGAACGAACGGTTTCAAACAGCTTCTTGGAACGGTTCGGCGCTTTGTTGATCAGCACAATACCAACGGCCATGGTCGCCAGAATCAGGTCCATCTTGAAGGCCACCGCCAGACCGATGCACACCAGGATCAGGCCGATGGAAATCCCCAGACGTTTTTCGCTCTGAGGCAGATAACTCATCACATAATCGAGCACAAATCCGCAGATGATCCCCAGCAGAATGGCGCCGCCGAGTTCAATAAACGTATGCAGCAGTGTCAACCCGATGGAATGATCACTGCCCTGAACCAGAATGGTTGCAACGGATGTACCGAGCCCGTAGAGCGTCATAGCCAGCGCATCGTCCAGCGCCACAATCGCCACAATCGCCGTCGTCAGCACCCCGGCCGAGCGGTATTCCCAGAGCACATCAATGGTCGATGCCGGATCGGTGGCCGAAGCAATCGCCCCGAAAACAATTCCGGCGGCCAGTGCAGTCACCCAGTTATGGCAGACAAAATAGAGAATCAGCGTGGAAACCGCACACACCAGCACAAAGGCCGCAACGCCTTCACCAATCAGAATCGTCGTGAACTGTCTGCCGTATTTCTTGAAAATACCGGCACTGAGCTCGCCGCCGACCAGAAACCCGATCAACCCGAGCGCAAAGTTGTTGAAAGGGGTTAAGGCTTCAATATCACTCGGATGCAGCAGTCCGATTCCGGTATCACCAATCAGCACTCCGACCACAATATAGCCGACCACCTGCGGAACTTTCAGCTTCTGGAAAATAAATGCGCCGATCACCCCGCCGGCGACACAGATTCCGAGGATGGCAAGAACGCCTAATTCGATACCGGGCATGCGTTTACTCTCCAAACAACTTTGAATGAATAAATGCGGGATCGTCGGATTCAATGATGGCCTTACGTACGGCGGCATCCTTCAGCCGGTTGCTGACCCCCGAAAGCGTCCGGATATATTTGGCATGCTGATCGGAACGCGCCGCCAGCATGCAGACAATCTGAACCGGCTGATTATCGAGCGAGGAATAACCGCTGATCGGTTTTTTGCAAACCGCCACCGCCATCACCAGATCGGATACCGAATCGATGCGCACATGCGGCACCCCGACCCCGAAACCGATGCCGGTACTCATCAGCTCCTCACGGGCAAAAATTCCTTTCAGCAGTTCTTCACGATTATGCACAAACGGCGTCTCTGCCAGCAGATCGACCAGATTCCGCAGCACCGTATCTTTATCCCCTTCTTCCAGAATCAGGATACGTTCCGCCGTCAGCGTTGCACTGCTGGTCATCCCTTTTTTCTTCGCCGGCATCTGCTGCGAGATCCGGGAATTCACCCAGTTTTCCACATCGCTGCGCTTAAAGCGCCAGGTGGTCCCCAGCTTACCGCCGGGCAGATCTCCCTTCTGAGCCCAGTCATAGACCGTTCGTTCAGAAACGCGAAGATATTCAGCCACTTCTTCAATCGTCATAATTTCGTGCATATTCGACACCCTCCGTTCGGATATGCGAAAAACTACAACAAACCGCACTGTATGCAAGTGATAATTTCCAGAGATTGGAAATTACCGAAAAAACCGCCCCTGCCGGATCTCAGGCAGAGGCGGTAACCCAGAAGTATCCGTACCTAACCGACAGGCACAGCAACCCATGTTTCCTTCTGAAAAGTTAAAGACCGCAGACAAACACAGTTGAAACCGGATTTATTCCGGTTCATCTGTGCCGGTCTGCAGAGGCCGGTTTATGAATTAATGATCACACGCATTGCTTCCGGGAACCAGTTCGCCCCCCAGCCATGCTTCTGCAACGGCCCGGGGCTCCCCGGACGGCGCCCCCACGATGGTTTCGATATTATTCTGGGCAAACAGCTGCTGCGCTCGCGATCCCATACCCCCGGCAATAATCGCCGTGGCTCCCTGCTCAGCCAGCCAGGCCGGCAGAACCCCCGGCTCATGTGGCGGCGGCACCAGTTCGGTGCTGGCCGTAATCGTCTTTTTCTCCGGATCAACATCCAGCAGAGTGAACACTTCGCAGTGTCCGAAGTGCATACACAGTTTTCCTTCTGCAGTAGGTATTGCAATTTTCATGATAATGTCCCTTTGTGGTTATAATTCATTTTTTCCCGAAAGCTTCTTAACCCGGCCGTTTTCCACCCTGTCCGCGGTACAGTGCTGTTCGAGCTTCAGAAGAGGTTCGATAATGTCATTAAGCAGCCGCGCGGTTTCGGAAGCGGCATGACTCTGAATAAAGGGCCGGCCCGAATCGCACGCTCTGCCAACCGCCGGATCAATCGGAATTTTTCCAAGAAAAGGTACCCCGAAATCCGCCGCCATGGATTCGCCACCGCCGGAAAGAAAAATATCCACCACTTCACCGCATTTCGGGCAGGTGAAACCGCTCATATTCTCCACAATACCCAGTACCGGCATAGACAGTTTTTCACAGAAGCGCAGCGATTTCCGCACATCCACTGCGGCCACCTGCTGCGGCGTTGTCACAATCACCGCGCCGGACGGCTCCTCAATCAGCTGACAGATCGACAACGGTTCATCGCCCGTACCGGGCGGACAGTCGACAATCAGATAATCCAGCTCACCCCATTCAACATCGCCGAGAAACTGCCGGATAACCCCCATTTTCATGGGACCGCGCCAGATAAACGGATTATCGGCATCTTCACACAGAAAACCCACCGACATCACCTTCAGGCTTCCGGCATAAACCGGCTGAATCGCTTCGTCGGTCCCCGTCAGCAGAAGCGGACCGATCCCGAGCATCGTCGGAACACTGGGACCATGAATATCAACATCCAGCAGACCGACACGCCGGCCGGCTTCCGCCAGCGCAACCGCCAGATTTACCGCCACGGTACTTTTCCCGACACCGCCTTTGCCGGACAACACGCAGATTTTATGCTTCACCCGCGCCATACGGTCATTGATTTTCCGGCGTTCTTCTTCCGGATTATGCGGAGGTTTCGCAGCGCATTCACTCATCGTTCTTTCTCCACCTCATGTTAAAACCGGCGAAACCGGATATAATTTCTGCATCGAGATGATCCCTGAAACAGTTCACCGCCGCCTCTCCGGTACAGTGACACGGAACCATAAAGGCCGGAGCAAATTCCCGAAGGGCCCCGACCGTCGCGGCCAACCGCTCTTCCGTCGCGCTTTTCAGATGAAGTCCGCCGATAATACCGAGAACCGGTTTTCCGCCGGTCGTATCTCTTATGTAGTCGAGCGTGTTAATCAGACCGGAATGGCAGCATCCGCACACCACCAGTAATCCATCGGGAGTCTCAATCCACATCGCCATATCATCCCTGATCGGATCCGGCCGCAGCCCTTCCCGATCACAGAAAAAAGGCCCGCCCGTATCCTCCAGTGTATGGGAACGTGGAATCGGACCGGTCAATCCAACTCCGGGCGCAATTTCCATCGGTTCCCGGACCCAGTGCAGATGCGAATCCGTCAGATTCGCCACCAGCAGCCGCTGTTCCGCAGGCATGGAAATCTCTTTCGGATCCCGCCCCGGATAAATACTGAAACGTTCACTGAAAATTTTCGGATGGCCATACACCTGAATCTCAGGATTTTCCCCAAGTACCACATCAACTGCACCCGTATGGTCATAATGACCGTGACTCAGCACAAAAATATCCGCATCCGCCAGCTCGAATCCGCATGCCTCCGCATTCTGCTCCAGCGCATGGCCCTGTCCCGTATCCATCAGAATTTTTTTACCGCCCGCGTCAATCTGCACCGAAAAGCCATGCTCGACCATCAGCCCCTCCGCCGCTGTATTATCGACCAGAATCCGAAGCCCCCGGAATGTACCGCCCGATTGCCCGTTCCAGAAAAAAGATTCGCTTTGGAGTGTGCCCGTTGGAGGTTTACGAGGTGACATGACAACACTCCTCAGCGAAAAGCTGTTTTTGAATGGTTTCCCAGATTTCGCGTACTGCCCGGGCGGCAGCGCCATCGGAACTCTCGACCAGTGCCCGGGCATTGACCTGAGCATCAGTCACTGCCGCATCATATGGAATACGACCGACCGGCACCGCCTTCATCGATTTCGCCAGCGCCTCAATCCGTGAAGTCATTTTCGGGTTAATATCCCACTTGTTCACACAAATCATTGCCGGAATCCGGAAGTGGGTAATCAACTGAAGCACCCGCTCAAGATCGTGCTCTCCGGAAAGAGTCGGTTCGGTAACCACCAGTACAGCATCCGCACCGGTAATGGAAGCAATCACCGGACAGCCGATGCCCGGAGAGCCGTCAACCAGCACCACCGTGGCCTTTTCTTTTTCCGCTATTTTCCGGATTTCAGAACGCAGCAGACTTACCAACTTGCCGGAATTCTCGGCCCCGGGGTGCATCCGTGCATGTACCATGGAACCGTGCCGCGTCTTTGAACGATGCCAGACTCCGCATTCCTGTTCCGGAAAATCAATGGCTTGTTCCGGACAGAACTCCACACACGCGCCGCAGCCCTCGCACGCCATCACATCCACATTAAAATCCTTAATCGCATCGAAACGGCAGACCGCCATACATAGACCGCATTGCATACAGTCTCCGGACCGTATTTCAGCCAGATGACCGCTTACAAAGTTTTCCGATGTCTGAATTTCGGGTTGCAGAATCAGATGCAGATCGGCGGCATCAACATCGCAGTCCGCCAGCACCGGATGTACCGCAAGGGCCGCGAAAGAGGCCGTAATACTGGTTTTCCCCGTGCCCCCTTTCCCACTGATAATCACTAATTCCTTCATAACATCGCCTTTAATTTTTCAGGAACAGCCCGCAGTGTTTCATTCAGTCCGGGCATCACCGAATTGATGGATTCGCCACGGGAATAGGCCTCGGCCGCACGGCGGTCTTCCGGAACCTCGACCAGCAGCGGAATCCCCTCAGCCTCACAATACGTGCGAATCGGATGCGCTTCGTCAGTCACCCGGTTTACGGCCACTCCGAATGGAACCCCCAGATCGCGAATAGTTTCCACCGCCAGCTTCAGATCGTGCAGACCGAACGGCGTCGGCTCGGTTACCAATATCGCGGCATCACACGCCTTCACCGCCGTTACATACGGACAGGATGTCCCCGGCGGACAGTCCACAATCGTAAGGCCATCCGGCGAAGCGTGCTCCAGCGTTTTACGGATGAGCGGCGGCGACATCGCCTGCCCCACATCGAGCCGACCCGAAACAAAACGGACATGATCCCGCCGGCCGGTTTCAATCTGCCCGATCGGCTCTTCTATTTCTTTAAGCGCTCCGGTCGGACAGATCCGGATACAGGCCCCGCAACTGTGACAGAGCTCATTAAAAACCAGCGTCTTTTTGCCTACGCTCACCACCGCATTGAACCGGCATACCCGTGCACATTCACCGCACCCGGTACACACCGCTGAATCAACAGCCGGTACAGGTCGGCAGACCTGTTCCCGGCTTTCAATTTCCGGACGGATAAAAAAATGACTGTTCGGCTCCTCCACATCGCAGTCGAGGAGCGTGACCTCCTCCTGCACGGCAAACGCCATTGCACAGGAGAGGGTCGTTTTACCCGTTCCGCCTTTTCCGGATGCCACGGCAATTTTCATTATACCCAATGGCCTTCCACGTTAGCTTCCTCCGCCGGTTGCAATTCACCTTTCCGCAACTGCTCAACCGCCTTCGATACCACCGTGTTTTCGCACGTAAAGACCTTAACCCCTGCCGCATCAAGCACGGCAAACGCTTTAGGCCCGCAGTTTCCGGTAATCACTGCATCAACCTGCTCTTCACATACACAGGCGGCGGACTGAATACCCGCCCCCTGTGCAGCATTCAGGTTCTGCTTATTCTCCTTCAGCGAAAACGTTCCTGTTTCTGTATCGTAAATCAGGAAACGCGGCGCGCGCCCGAAACGGGTATCCACGGGCGCGCTGAGATTTTCGCCGGATGTACTGATGGCAATCTTCATTGCCCGGCCCCATTCCGTCCATTGCCTCTCATGCCCATTCCCCGTCCACCGCCACAGCGGTTTCCACGTCGCATCGCCCGGCCCAGCCGTGTGGTCTGCTGACCGCGTGCAGCGCCATTGTTCGTGCAGTTTCCTGCACCTCGTCCAGTCATCGGGCCCTCACCATTGGGGCCTGTTCCATTTCTATTCGGCATCTTGTGCCTCCTTTGCGTTTGGTTGTTCACATACACCCCGCCGCCGGCGTCGTTGCCCTTTTCTGCAGCAGGTTTTCCCGCGAATCACAACCGCCCCGCCTTCCATTCGGATCGCTTTTCCATTTACTAACGCATCAGCAACTTTCCCCCGCGCCGATGTAAGGATCCGCCCGACTGTCTGCCGGGAAATATTCATCCGTTCTGCGACCTGTTCCTGATACAATCCTTCATGATCCGCCAGTCGGATCGCCTCAATCTCATCGAAAGAAAGTACAACTTCGCCAATCTCGCTCATGCGTACCCCCGCCGGCTTAAACCAGGTCAGATCAGGCATATGTTCAATTTCGCGAAT from Verrucomicrobia bacterium S94 carries:
- a CDS encoding CBS domain-containing protein, which produces MSRPVLNKAMSCAASTVPYRTGILRRMSAYISLMLRVRGTRLHLIISAIRNAAFLCCPPVGLQWPADGVCLCGFDSADVRFPGPHPVPGAGKTIVLMVNHSHYCTNSIKRTSMKNSLEKTTVKDIAHLINSTCLRAESDVSLEKLASALCASDRSKVYLENASGRLVGVIQAKQIAVKMLELSRNRSEEADLLPAISYVLNFFRGHDLAEHPVTVQTASPLKEVLDLMQLNHIREIAVVDSERRLVGTLEAKNILSHYLQAKAEAML
- the sulP gene encoding sulfate permease, whose translation is MFRPKFFTLLKTSTRETVIADISAGITVGVIALPLAMAFAIASGLPPERGLFTAIVAGLLISLLGGSRVQIGGPTGAFVVIVAGIVAEFGYSGLVWCMLLAGLLLILFGLFRLGGLIRFIPFPVTTGFTSGIALVIFSTQIKDLFGLHIETVPAEFIPKWAVYFQAMDTCTPAAAALGIATVLIIYASRRWAPRTPAMLIAMLATTTVAALLHLDVETIGSRFGELPRTLPLPGMFAIPELSELRNLIVPAFTVALLAAIESLLSATVADGMIGGKHRPNTELIAQGVANIGSAFFGGIPATGAIARTAANVKSGARSPLAGIIHAVTLALILLLFAPLAKMVPLSTLAGILVVVAWNMSEKQNFLSILKGPRSDRLVLVLTFLLTVLIDLTVAVEVGIVLSALLFIRRMSEIANVSVITDAVSGDVDSAEDPRAFALREVPPGVEVYEVEGPFFFGMADTFWNALGNRRKNIPVLVLRIRHVPAIDATGLHNLRQLHAQCRKKKTELVFSGVAAQPHRTFKQSGFLDEVGAENFCSSIDAALERAQELIQKGKKHE
- a CDS encoding CBS domain-containing protein; the encoded protein is MNIMNYTRGEESWQPALRSAPRDAVFETMLNRLCSNGFYDVNATLTPEAVLKAVIARENRQTTALGDGIAFPHARLEHLHQALFAVATFEEPVMFEQAPVRIVCLILTPQVDPSVSLKIMAQLSRLLTDPPVRRAVLNAKSPTELRDIFLAHNPRIDKPILARDIMRPPRFSLKESDPVSVCSHLMSVNHQHAIPVVDKEQRILGEITVERLFKYGLPEFFGQLKSVSFIAEFDPFEKYFEDEQAASAADMMSPTVKTVPMDYTIMEIVFDLAIKSYPKLYVVDENNRWVGSIDKGLVLDTVINH
- a CDS encoding ATPase, whose translation is MKIAIPTAEGKLCMHFGHCEVFTLLDVDPEKKTITASTELVPPPHEPGVLPAWLAEQGATAIIAGGMGSRAQQLFAQNNIETIVGAPSGEPRAVAEAWLGGELVPGSNACDH
- a CDS encoding helix-turn-helix domain-containing protein encodes the protein MHEIMTIEEVAEYLRVSERTVYDWAQKGDLPGGKLGTTWRFKRSDVENWVNSRISQQMPAKKKGMTSSATLTAERILILEEGDKDTVLRNLVDLLAETPFVHNREELLKGIFAREELMSTGIGFGVGVPHVRIDSVSDLVMAVAVCKKPISGYSSLDNQPVQIVCMLAARSDQHAKYIRTLSGVSNRLKDAAVRKAIIESDDPAFIHSKLFGE
- a CDS encoding CBS domain-containing protein, translating into MPPYVRPSLNPTIPHLFIQSCLESKRMPGIELGVLAILGICVAGGVIGAFIFQKLKVPQVVGYIVVGVLIGDTGIGLLHPSDIEALTPFNNFALGLIGFLVGGELSAGIFKKYGRQFTTILIGEGVAAFVLVCAVSTLILYFVCHNWVTALAAGIVFGAIASATDPASTIDVLWEYRSAGVLTTAIVAIVALDDALAMTLYGLGTSVATILVQGSDHSIGLTLLHTFIELGGAILLGIICGFVLDYVMSYLPQSEKRLGISIGLILVCIGLAVAFKMDLILATMAVGIVLINKAPNRSKKLFETVRSFATPIYIIFFVLVGARLSLNNMPIWVWGLVAAYVVMRSFGKWIGAYWGGRISNAEKPVQNYLGMAIFAQGGVAVGLSIVASQNMRHIEILDGMNLGDMIIFTVTATTLCVQLIGPVFTRMAVKKAGEIGCNVTEEDVMAEMKVNDVVDKGIVPLHEGTPLETVIQHFADQDTFVYPVVSSEGTIIGVLTFENLKELLNERDTWQWLVVGDVMQPARHKLLSTMSLAEALKEMSNNQVESLPVIDSQASGKLLGVLDIRAARRSINAELVKRRTVTG